Proteins from one Acetoanaerobium noterae genomic window:
- the mbhE gene encoding hydrogen gas-evolving membrane-bound hydrogenase subunit E, with amino-acid sequence MIKRVSFIAMVIIIILVFFKISDQMPHHNGNSSGEYYIANALDEVGAKNIVTGIYLDYRYFDTIFEASILLVTVSGILFLSKFEQF; translated from the coding sequence ATGATTAAAAGAGTAAGTTTCATAGCCATGGTAATTATTATTATTTTAGTTTTTTTTAAGATATCAGATCAAATGCCTCATCACAACGGCAATTCATCTGGAGAATATTATATTGCAAATGCCTTAGATGAGGTGGGAGCAAAAAACATTGTAACAGGAATATATTTAGATTATAGATATTTTGATACAATTTTTGAAGCTAGTATATTACTAGTAACCGTAAGTGGAATTTTATTCCTATCAAAATTTGAACAATTTTAG
- a CDS encoding Na(+)/H(+) antiporter subunit B has protein sequence MTYFFHALLIIILIVIIFSKENLKIVIYSSVFSLICAILYFLYNAPDVALAEAAIGSAIVPLIYIISISKHSKSASHIDENESSKKNYTSLKEVEYD, from the coding sequence ATGACATATTTTTTTCATGCTTTACTTATAATCATACTAATAGTTATTATTTTTTCTAAAGAAAATTTGAAAATAGTCATATATAGCTCAGTATTTTCTCTTATATGTGCTATTTTATATTTTTTATACAATGCGCCTGACGTTGCTTTAGCAGAAGCAGCCATAGGAAGCGCTATTGTTCCCTTGATTTATATTATTTCGATATCAAAGCACTCAAAATCAGCCTCCCATATTGATGAAAATGAAAGTAGTAAAAAGAATTATACTAGCTTAAAAGAGGTGGAGTATGATTAA
- the mnhG gene encoding monovalent cation/H(+) antiporter subunit G translates to MILILLSDFLLALSVIYISFGIIGIFRYPDAYSKLLTSSQIDTVAAITTLIALMLRANNSESLIKLIFILIFVLLTGPVSNHIIANSAYVQGYNPNKGAD, encoded by the coding sequence ATGATATTAATTCTTTTATCTGATTTTCTTCTTGCTTTATCGGTAATATATATAAGCTTTGGAATTATAGGTATTTTTAGATATCCTGATGCCTATTCAAAGCTCCTTACAAGCAGCCAAATAGATACTGTCGCAGCTATTACTACACTTATAGCCTTAATGTTAAGAGCTAATAATTCAGAATCCCTAATTAAGCTTATTTTCATACTTATATTTGTGCTTTTAACTGGTCCTGTTAGCAATCATATAATAGCAAACTCAGCTTATGTTCAGGGCTATAATCCAAACAAAGGAGCTGATTAA
- a CDS encoding monovalent cation/H+ antiporter complex subunit F, producing the protein MLVFFMIFLCISIAAILVKFIIGETVWEKLLSLNLISVKTILLICSYAIYKQNSMSLDIGLIYGMIGFLTVIIIARFVLKGGLQK; encoded by the coding sequence ATGCTAGTATTTTTCATGATTTTTTTATGCATATCAATAGCTGCAATATTAGTTAAATTTATAATAGGAGAAACTGTATGGGAAAAACTCTTATCTCTTAATCTAATCTCTGTAAAAACAATTCTACTTATATGCAGCTACGCAATCTATAAACAAAACTCCATGTCTCTTGATATAGGATTAATCTATGGAATGATAGGTTTTTTAACAGTAATTATCATAGCTAGATTTGTTCTTAAAGGAGGACTTCAAAAATGA
- a CDS encoding Na+/H+ antiporter subunit E: MKNKVYRFFRWLKIIIKYIVLLFPAIYKDAYLHIKRIIKKQSNPHILEITLPTTNPVILTMMANFITLTPGTITVDIKESTLFVLDIDSDSNPEHSKRAILNDYNKIFG; encoded by the coding sequence ATGAAAAATAAAGTATATAGATTTTTTCGTTGGCTAAAAATTATTATAAAATATATTGTATTACTATTTCCTGCTATATATAAAGATGCATATCTGCATATAAAAAGAATCATAAAAAAACAGTCGAATCCTCATATACTTGAGATTACTCTTCCTACAACTAATCCTGTAATTTTAACTATGATGGCAAACTTCATAACATTAACACCTGGCACTATCACTGTTGATATAAAAGAAAGCACTCTTTTTGTTTTGGATATTGATTCTGATAGTAACCCAGAGCATAGCAAAAGAGCTATTTTGAATGATTATAATAAGATATTTGGATAA
- a CDS encoding ATP-dependent helicase, translating into MDFEQKEAIYHSSGPALVIAGPGCGKTSVITERIYNMVNVLNIDPKSIVALSFTRYSSSELKQRTIIKDSCLGSVFFGTIHSFFLSILKDYFSYPKDSVIGNEEKNNLIINIISNIISSNYIPNEALDIISSKISEIKNSNYDFDNRNAKINFENDFIKTIYIKYNSWLEDNNKLDFDDILSKTHHLVKSNPHILNLIRKRYMYFIIDEFQDINKVQFDTIRLFLSSDENLFVVGDEDQSIYGFRGASPVFMVNFTNYFKNAKIYPIIKSYRCPPEILNVANELISKNKSRTSKIIESGKNNQGFVRIIKYTDVIEQAKNIANEIKQSKSTSNMIISRTNFEILPFIKSMRDYNIKFKIKDKEFNFFSNFIFKDIMSYLKLSQNYSLDQINRIRNKPDRGLNYIHNEDDFRCISVSKIKKTIKLNVLKNQISNLKNLSFIDAVDCIRTTLGYDNYLISYSKKYGIDIEYLYEFFEVFYTLVDNKTSIKDGINMLEKEYKSQIISSLNNSISSCDVLLVTAHASKGLEADNIFWVSVNEGQFPHIRANDIEEERRLAYVAISRTKKNLYISYLSMNKRKIAFPSEFLLDVQKCINKNIML; encoded by the coding sequence ATGGATTTTGAACAAAAAGAAGCTATATATCATAGTAGTGGACCAGCTCTTGTAATAGCAGGTCCGGGATGTGGAAAAACTAGTGTAATTACAGAAAGAATCTATAATATGGTTAATGTTTTGAATATAGACCCTAAGAGCATTGTAGCACTTAGCTTTACTAGATATTCCTCGAGTGAACTAAAGCAAAGAACAATAATAAAAGATTCTTGCTTAGGCAGTGTATTTTTTGGAACAATTCATAGCTTTTTCTTAAGTATTTTAAAAGATTACTTTTCATACCCTAAAGATTCAGTTATAGGCAATGAAGAAAAAAATAACCTCATAATAAATATCATATCTAACATTATATCCTCTAATTATATACCAAATGAAGCTCTAGATATTATATCTTCAAAAATATCAGAAATTAAGAATTCAAATTATGATTTTGATAATAGGAATGCTAAAATAAATTTTGAAAATGACTTTATTAAAACAATATATATTAAGTATAATAGCTGGCTAGAGGATAATAATAAACTAGATTTTGATGATATTCTAAGCAAAACTCACCATCTGGTAAAATCTAATCCTCATATATTAAATTTAATTAGAAAAAGATACATGTATTTTATAATTGATGAGTTTCAAGATATTAACAAAGTTCAGTTTGATACAATAAGATTATTCTTATCCTCAGATGAAAATTTATTTGTTGTAGGAGATGAAGACCAATCTATTTATGGTTTTAGGGGTGCTAGTCCTGTATTTATGGTAAATTTTACAAATTATTTTAAAAATGCAAAGATATATCCAATAATAAAAAGCTATAGGTGTCCTCCTGAAATTCTAAATGTTGCTAATGAACTAATATCAAAAAATAAATCTAGAACTAGCAAAATAATAGAATCAGGAAAAAATAATCAGGGATTTGTTAGGATTATAAAATATACCGATGTAATCGAGCAAGCTAAGAATATTGCAAATGAAATTAAGCAGTCTAAAAGTACTAGCAACATGATTATTTCTCGTACTAATTTTGAAATATTGCCTTTCATAAAATCAATGAGAGATTATAATATAAAGTTTAAGATAAAGGATAAAGAGTTCAATTTCTTTTCTAATTTTATATTTAAAGATATAATGTCATATTTAAAATTATCTCAAAACTATTCATTAGATCAAATAAATAGAATTAGAAATAAACCTGACAGAGGTCTAAACTATATTCATAACGAGGATGACTTTAGATGCATATCTGTATCAAAAATTAAAAAAACAATAAAACTAAATGTACTTAAGAATCAAATCTCAAATTTAAAAAACCTTAGCTTCATCGATGCAGTAGATTGTATAAGAACTACTTTAGGCTACGATAACTACTTAATAAGCTACTCAAAAAAGTACGGTATAGATATTGAATATCTTTATGAGTTCTTTGAAGTTTTTTATACTTTAGTTGATAATAAAACTAGCATCAAAGATGGGATTAATATGCTTGAAAAAGAATATAAAAGTCAAATTATATCCTCTTTGAACAATTCTATTTCATCTTGTGACGTTTTATTAGTCACAGCACATGCTAGCAAAGGACTGGAAGCAGATAATATATTTTGGGTATCTGTAAATGAAGGCCAGTTCCCCCATATTCGTGCCAATGATATTGAAGAAGAAAGACGACTAGCTTACGTTGCTATATCAAGAACTAAAAAAAATTTATATATAAGCTATTTATCCATGAACAAAAGAAAAATAGCTTTTCCTAGCGAATTTTTGCTTGATGTCCAAAAGTGCATCAACAAAAATATTATGCTATAA
- a CDS encoding ribonuclease H-like domain-containing protein: MLIKDYFLLKNDEYKISKKSFYFDIETTGLNSKYDSIILICAAFYYSDNEILIRQYFSEDIKDEKSIILYFLEDIASMKRCINFNGNTFDLPFLKKRISNLSINEPILDNMESIDILSYLRPLKKLWNFENLKLKTVEKFFSIERQDTISGKESVDMYKLYQKTKNDSLKEKILIHNYEDVKHLILLENKINNESKKRSRKISSNYGDFYLHLYDYKINKNKIEFIFSSEEPIPSMNIFSDNGDSVISYGKMLRMTLLVMTGQNENNQEVVYLNLFGKNIPIFIDKSLFEDGIFYALNSFFNA, encoded by the coding sequence ATGCTAATAAAAGATTATTTTTTATTAAAAAATGATGAATACAAGATTTCAAAGAAATCTTTTTATTTTGACATTGAAACTACCGGATTGAATTCTAAGTATGATAGCATTATATTGATTTGTGCAGCTTTTTATTATTCCGATAATGAAATATTAATAAGACAATACTTTTCTGAAGACATTAAAGATGAAAAGAGTATTATTTTATATTTCCTTGAGGATATTGCTTCTATGAAAAGATGCATCAACTTTAATGGAAATACCTTTGATTTGCCATTTTTAAAAAAAAGAATAAGTAACTTATCTATTAATGAACCCATACTTGATAATATGGAATCTATTGATATATTATCCTACCTCAGACCTTTAAAAAAATTATGGAATTTTGAAAACTTAAAACTCAAAACTGTAGAAAAATTTTTTTCAATAGAAAGGCAAGATACAATTTCAGGCAAAGAATCAGTTGATATGTATAAATTATATCAAAAAACAAAGAATGATAGTTTAAAAGAAAAAATACTGATTCATAATTATGAAGATGTTAAGCATTTAATTTTGCTTGAAAATAAGATTAATAATGAGTCAAAGAAAAGAAGTCGAAAAATAAGTTCAAATTACGGAGATTTTTATCTTCATTTGTACGATTATAAAATAAATAAAAACAAAATAGAATTTATTTTCTCATCAGAGGAGCCTATTCCTAGTATGAACATTTTTAGTGATAATGGAGATAGTGTAATATCCTATGGTAAAATGCTTAGAATGACATTACTGGTAATGACAGGACAAAACGAAAACAATCAAGAAGTGGTATATTTAAATTTATTTGGAAAAAATATTCCTATTTTTATCGATAAAAGCTTATTTGAGGACGGTATTTTTTATGCACTAAATAGCTTTTTTAATGCTTAA
- a CDS encoding DUF3842 family protein yields MIIAVIDGMGGGIGSQVVHALRDELPSSIDIYALGTNAIATSAMMKQKANKGATGENAIRVSSKNANIIICPFSLLIPDSMMGEVTLSISESITQSDAYKIILPILPENYSVIGLEAKPLLLMIKDAIDIIKKEFSIK; encoded by the coding sequence ATGATAATAGCTGTTATTGACGGGATGGGTGGAGGCATTGGCTCTCAAGTAGTTCACGCTCTTAGAGATGAACTGCCATCGAGTATAGATATATATGCACTAGGCACAAATGCAATCGCAACCTCTGCAATGATGAAGCAAAAGGCAAATAAGGGTGCTACTGGAGAAAATGCTATTAGAGTTTCTAGTAAAAACGCTAATATTATTATTTGTCCATTTTCTTTACTTATTCCTGATAGCATGATGGGAGAAGTAACTTTATCAATATCAGAATCAATTACTCAAAGTGATGCTTATAAGATTATATTGCCAATACTTCCTGAAAATTACTCTGTAATTGGACTTGAGGCAAAACCACTACTTTTAATGATTAAAGACGCCATCGATATTATAAAAAAAGAGTTTTCAATAAAATAA
- a CDS encoding CooT family nickel-binding protein has protein sequence MCESQAYLLTAEGEKKIMDNVVFVKPENGKVYLEDLLGEQKIVEGTIKEMKLIAHKIIIESN, from the coding sequence ATGTGTGAATCACAAGCATATTTATTAACTGCAGAAGGTGAAAAAAAAATAATGGATAATGTAGTTTTTGTTAAACCCGAAAACGGTAAGGTATATCTAGAGGATTTACTTGGAGAGCAAAAAATTGTTGAAGGCACTATAAAAGAGATGAAGCTTATTGCTCATAAAATAATCATAGAAAGCAATTAG
- the acsV gene encoding corrinoid activation/regeneration protein AcsV produces MPKVTFLPLNKTVIATEGDLLIEVARKHDIFIDAPCNGSKTCGKCKVRISSGEVDTQKNLHITQEEIDNGYVLSCDTRIKSSDITVELINIESSALNNMQIQSISTERDQLIFENSRKQLIDNDMEFGTYVKKDYIEIGLPNLDDNISDFDRLKREMRTKLGYSQVFMRLPMLRKMPFILRNGDFKVTVTHIPRGKRTTVVNIELGNTLDRLFGIALDIGTTSVAASLVDLYSGKLIGRASAGNAQMKYGADVINRIIYSTKKEGLDKLNEAIIKDTINPLLQKMYKEADVDMEEVIAFVASGNTTMTHLFLGVYPDFLRMEPYIPAFLRAPFIQAGQLGLEVNPETFIYIAPNVASYVGGDITAGVLASYIWTDSQNTLFIDLGTNGEIVFGNQDFLMTCACSAGPAFEGGEISSGMRAAPGAIEEVKINDLFSAPIIKIIGEKSPKGICGSGIIDLIAEMFKNKIIDRRGKLIKDNGNPRIKVDEHGIGSYIVASKEEWPDINEDVCITEVDLDNFIRAKGAVYSGAATLISSLGMSFSELDRVMIAGGIGNSLDIENSIIIGLLPDIPRDKFSYIGNSSLIGSYLTLMSEDARKKMECIASQMTYIELSVYPSYMDEFVSACFLPHTNTDDFPSLSSLLG; encoded by the coding sequence TTGCCAAAAGTCACTTTTTTGCCTTTAAATAAAACGGTAATAGCGACCGAAGGAGACTTATTAATTGAAGTAGCAAGAAAACATGATATTTTCATAGATGCTCCGTGCAATGGAAGTAAGACTTGCGGAAAATGTAAAGTAAGAATATCTTCAGGTGAAGTCGATACACAAAAAAACTTACATATAACTCAAGAAGAAATAGATAATGGTTATGTTTTGTCATGTGATACTAGAATTAAATCTTCAGACATAACTGTAGAGCTAATAAATATTGAGTCTTCAGCTTTAAATAATATGCAAATTCAATCTATTTCAACAGAGCGAGACCAATTGATATTTGAGAATTCAAGAAAACAACTCATAGACAACGATATGGAGTTTGGAACATATGTAAAAAAAGATTATATAGAAATTGGATTGCCAAATCTAGATGATAATATATCTGATTTTGATAGACTAAAAAGAGAAATGAGAACTAAGCTTGGATATTCTCAAGTTTTTATGCGTCTACCAATGCTCAGAAAAATGCCATTTATTTTAAGAAATGGTGATTTTAAAGTTACTGTTACTCATATACCACGGGGAAAAAGAACAACAGTTGTAAATATTGAATTAGGCAACACTTTAGATAGGCTTTTTGGAATAGCCTTAGATATAGGAACTACTTCAGTAGCAGCTTCGTTGGTAGATTTATATTCTGGAAAGTTAATAGGACGTGCATCAGCAGGAAATGCTCAGATGAAATACGGAGCTGATGTAATAAACAGAATAATATATTCAACTAAAAAAGAAGGATTAGATAAATTAAATGAAGCGATAATCAAGGACACTATAAATCCACTTCTTCAAAAAATGTATAAAGAAGCAGATGTTGATATGGAGGAGGTAATAGCTTTTGTTGCCTCGGGAAACACAACTATGACACATTTATTTTTAGGAGTATATCCAGACTTCTTAAGAATGGAGCCATATATTCCAGCTTTCTTAAGAGCACCATTTATTCAGGCAGGACAACTAGGTCTTGAGGTAAATCCCGAGACATTTATATATATAGCACCGAACGTTGCATCTTATGTTGGAGGAGATATTACAGCTGGAGTACTAGCATCTTACATTTGGACAGATTCACAAAATACACTTTTTATAGATTTAGGAACCAACGGAGAAATTGTTTTTGGAAATCAAGATTTTCTTATGACATGTGCATGCTCAGCTGGACCAGCTTTTGAAGGCGGCGAAATATCTTCTGGAATGAGAGCAGCTCCAGGTGCAATTGAAGAAGTTAAAATTAATGATTTATTTTCAGCTCCTATCATAAAAATAATTGGAGAAAAATCACCTAAGGGAATCTGTGGATCAGGTATAATTGATTTAATTGCAGAGATGTTTAAAAATAAAATTATTGATAGAAGAGGAAAGTTGATAAAAGATAACGGAAATCCTAGAATAAAAGTAGACGAGCATGGAATTGGAAGCTACATTGTTGCTTCAAAAGAAGAGTGGCCAGATATCAATGAGGATGTATGTATAACAGAAGTGGATTTAGATAACTTTATAAGAGCTAAAGGGGCTGTATATAGTGGTGCTGCGACACTTATTTCAAGCTTAGGCATGAGCTTTAGTGAACTAGATAGAGTTATGATTGCCGGGGGAATTGGAAACAGCTTGGATATTGAAAATTCTATTATAATAGGATTGCTCCCAGATATACCTAGAGATAAATTTTCATATATTGGAAACAGCTCTTTAATCGGGTCTTATTTAACTTTGATGAGTGAAGATGCTAGAAAAAAAATGGAGTGCATTGCATCACAAATGACCTATATAGAACTTTCGGTGTATCCTTCATATATGGATGAGTTTGTATCAGCTTGCTTCTTGCCTCATACAAATACAGATGATTTTCCAAGTCTTTCAAGTCTTCTTGGCTAA
- the gcvH gene encoding glycine cleavage system protein GcvH, which produces MNFPDNLKYSDKHLWVAVDGNVATIGITDHAQSQLGELLYVEMPEIGDEISKDEDFGVAESSKIASDLIAPIDGEVLEINEALEDEPEAINEDPYANWIIKVKISDDSQVEGLMDVAAYKAAL; this is translated from the coding sequence ATGAATTTTCCAGATAACTTAAAATACTCAGATAAACATCTTTGGGTAGCAGTAGACGGTAATGTTGCAACTATAGGCATTACTGATCATGCTCAATCTCAATTAGGCGAGCTACTATATGTAGAAATGCCTGAAATCGGAGATGAAATTTCTAAGGATGAAGATTTTGGTGTAGCTGAGTCTTCAAAAATTGCATCAGATTTAATAGCACCTATCGATGGAGAAGTACTTGAAATCAATGAAGCATTAGAAGATGAGCCAGAAGCTATAAACGAAGATCCATATGCAAACTGGATTATTAAAGTTAAGATAAGCGATGATAGTCAAGTTGAAGGCTTAATGGATGTTGCTGCTTATAAAGCTGCATTATAA
- the acsB gene encoding acetyl-CoA decarbonylase/synthase complex subunit alpha/beta: protein MTLFDIIFQGTSDALSAAKSVVEKAVADKGKEHKVAFPDTAYSLPVIYAATGKKISNLGELQEAIAIVESLLVKEQRLENGLNAGLGTALAAEIIEAAKYSVEEAPYVAPLAGHISDPIIRSLGVPLVTGDIPGVAVVLGECPDAETAAKVIKDYQSKGLLTFLVGKVIDQATEANVKMGLDLRVIPLGYDVTSVIHVVSVAVRAALIFGGLEPGNLDGLLKYTLERVPAFVNAFGPLSELVVSAGAGAIALGFPVITDQDVMEVPTRLITQKDYDKFVATSLEARNIKIKITEIPIPVAFAAAFEGERIRKGDMFVEFGGGKSESFEIVLMKDASEVEDHKIEIIGPDIDTVTDVPGRMPLAVIVKIAGKAMQTDFEPVLERRIHYFMNYIEGVMHVGQRDITWIRIGKEAYEKGFRLNHIGEVLYAKMMDEFDTVVDKCEITIITDEEKIKALKGEIATPKYESRDERLASLTDESVDTFYSCNLCQSFAPAHVCVVTPERLGLCGAVSWLDAKATKELDATGPCQPILKEGVIDENKGIWEKVNETVSEISQGAVNSVTLYSIMEDPMTSCGCFECICGIEPASNGVVIVNREYGGVTPIGMTFGELASMTGGGVQTPGFMGHGRHFISSKKFMRAEGGIQRIVWMPKELKEYVQDKLNATAKELYDIDNFTDMIADETIAADGEALIDFLSQKGHPALGLDPLM, encoded by the coding sequence ATGACTTTATTTGATATTATTTTTCAAGGAACTTCAGATGCTCTTTCAGCTGCAAAATCCGTAGTTGAGAAAGCAGTTGCTGATAAAGGCAAAGAACATAAAGTTGCATTTCCTGACACAGCTTATTCGCTACCAGTTATCTACGCTGCAACAGGTAAAAAGATATCTAATCTAGGAGAACTTCAAGAAGCAATAGCTATAGTTGAAAGTCTTTTAGTAAAAGAGCAAAGATTAGAAAATGGTTTAAATGCTGGACTTGGAACAGCTTTAGCTGCTGAAATTATAGAAGCAGCAAAATATTCTGTAGAAGAAGCTCCTTACGTTGCGCCTCTTGCAGGACATATAAGTGACCCAATAATCCGTTCTCTAGGAGTACCTCTTGTAACTGGTGATATTCCAGGTGTTGCAGTTGTACTTGGAGAGTGCCCAGATGCTGAAACTGCTGCTAAGGTTATTAAAGATTACCAATCAAAAGGCTTACTTACTTTCCTAGTTGGAAAAGTAATTGATCAAGCTACTGAAGCTAATGTAAAAATGGGCCTTGACCTTAGAGTTATTCCACTAGGCTATGATGTAACTTCAGTTATTCACGTTGTTTCTGTAGCTGTTAGAGCAGCACTTATATTTGGAGGCTTAGAGCCAGGAAATCTTGACGGACTTCTTAAGTACACACTTGAGAGAGTGCCAGCGTTTGTAAATGCTTTTGGACCTCTTTCTGAGTTAGTAGTTTCTGCTGGAGCTGGAGCGATTGCTCTTGGTTTCCCTGTAATTACTGACCAAGATGTAATGGAAGTACCTACTAGATTAATAACTCAAAAAGATTACGATAAATTTGTTGCTACTTCATTAGAGGCTAGAAACATTAAGATTAAAATAACTGAAATTCCAATACCAGTTGCATTCGCAGCAGCTTTCGAAGGTGAAAGAATCAGAAAAGGTGACATGTTCGTTGAATTTGGTGGAGGAAAATCTGAGTCATTTGAGATTGTTCTTATGAAAGATGCTTCTGAGGTTGAAGATCATAAGATAGAAATCATTGGTCCAGATATTGATACAGTTACTGATGTTCCTGGAAGAATGCCACTTGCAGTTATTGTTAAAATAGCTGGAAAAGCAATGCAAACAGACTTTGAACCAGTTCTTGAAAGAAGAATTCACTACTTCATGAACTATATCGAAGGCGTAATGCACGTAGGACAAAGAGATATTACATGGATAAGAATAGGTAAAGAAGCATATGAAAAAGGCTTCAGACTAAACCATATCGGAGAAGTATTATACGCTAAGATGATGGATGAGTTTGATACAGTTGTTGACAAGTGTGAAATCACTATAATAACTGATGAAGAAAAAATCAAAGCATTAAAGGGTGAGATTGCAACTCCTAAATATGAGTCAAGAGACGAAAGACTTGCTTCTCTTACTGATGAATCAGTAGATACTTTCTATAGCTGTAACCTTTGTCAGTCATTTGCACCTGCTCACGTTTGTGTAGTTACTCCTGAAAGACTTGGACTTTGTGGAGCAGTAAGCTGGTTAGATGCTAAGGCTACTAAAGAGCTTGATGCAACAGGACCTTGTCAACCAATACTTAAAGAAGGCGTAATTGATGAGAATAAAGGAATTTGGGAAAAAGTAAATGAAACAGTTTCAGAAATTTCTCAAGGAGCTGTAAATAGCGTAACTTTATATTCAATCATGGAAGATCCTATGACTTCATGCGGATGCTTTGAGTGTATCTGTGGTATAGAGCCTGCATCTAATGGTGTTGTAATAGTAAATAGAGAGTATGGTGGAGTAACTCCAATAGGTATGACATTTGGAGAGCTTGCATCTATGACAGGCGGGGGAGTTCAAACACCAGGCTTCATGGGTCACGGAAGACATTTTATTTCTTCTAAGAAGTTCATGAGAGCTGAAGGCGGAATCCAAAGAATAGTATGGATGCCAAAAGAATTAAAAGAGTATGTTCAAGATAAGCTTAATGCAACTGCAAAAGAGCTTTATGATATTGATAATTTCACAGATATGATCGCAGATGAGACTATTGCTGCTGATGGCGAGGCGTTAATAGATTTCCTTTCTCAAAAAGGACATCCAGCACTTGGCTTAGATCCATTAATGTAA
- the acsE gene encoding carbon monoxide dehydrogenase/acetyl-CoA synthase methytransferase subunit yields the protein MDKFMIIGERIHCISPVIRKAIEEKDLEPIFHRAKEQIDAGAHYVDVNIGPAERNGEEVMTWMVQSIQQKFNNIPLALDTVNRKAIEAGLKVYNSENGKAIINSADAGPRIEMIDLAGEYGCMVIGLCAKEGIPRDNDERMAYCTEMLERALGAGMEPTDVLFDPLMLVIKGMQEKQQEVLEAIKMMSDMGLKTTGGLSNISNGAPKHIRPILDAVWCAMAMQNGLSSAIINPCDVKLMETIKSADIIKNNTLYADSYLEL from the coding sequence ATGGATAAATTTATGATTATTGGAGAAAGAATTCACTGTATATCACCTGTAATAAGAAAAGCTATTGAAGAAAAAGATCTTGAGCCAATATTCCACAGAGCTAAAGAGCAAATAGATGCTGGGGCACATTACGTAGATGTTAATATCGGACCTGCTGAAAGAAACGGCGAGGAAGTAATGACTTGGATGGTTCAATCAATTCAGCAAAAATTCAATAATATTCCACTAGCATTAGATACAGTAAACCGTAAAGCTATCGAAGCTGGCTTAAAAGTATATAACAGCGAAAATGGAAAAGCAATAATCAACTCTGCTGATGCAGGACCAAGAATCGAAATGATTGATCTTGCTGGTGAGTATGGATGTATGGTTATCGGTCTTTGTGCTAAAGAAGGTATTCCAAGAGATAACGATGAGCGTATGGCTTATTGTACAGAAATGCTTGAAAGAGCACTAGGAGCAGGTATGGAGCCTACAGATGTACTTTTCGATCCACTAATGCTTGTTATCAAAGGAATGCAAGAAAAACAACAAGAGGTTCTTGAGGCTATCAAAATGATGAGCGATATGGGACTTAAAACTACTGGAGGATTATCAAATATTTCTAATGGAGCTCCAAAGCACATAAGACCTATCCTTGACGCAGTATGGTGCGCTATGGCAATGCAAAACGGATTATCTTCAGCTATTATCAATCCATGTGATGTTAAATTAATGGAAACTATTAAATCAGCTGATATTATCAAAAACAATACTCTTTATGCAGATTCATATTTAGAGTTATAA